The region CTTCGTGCGTGTATTTCCCGTGGATGATGGCTGTAAAGCCGTCCCTGGCGTACTTCTCCACTCGCTTCCAAACGTGAAGCACAGAGCCGCAGGTGGTGTCAACCAGAACGCACCCGATGTCGCGGAGTGTGTTGAAGTCTGACAAGGTCACCCCGAAGGCCGGCATGATGACTACATCGTCTTCGGTGATGTGTCCGAAGTCGAATTCGCCGACCGGATCCGGATAGATGAAGCGGATGCCCATTTCGGTCATCCGGTGATTCACATGCGGATTGTGGATGATCTCGCCGACCAGATAGATGATCTTGTCAGGGAACTTGTGGACCGTCTCGTAGGCATAGTCGACAGCCCGATCCACACCGTAGCAGAAGCCAAACTCCTGAGCGAGCCGTACCGTGACGTCGCCGAAGGTGTCGGTGTAGCCTCGCGATCGAATCCGTTCCACCAACGCCGATTGGTACTCATTGTCGATGATCGGCTTCAGCTCTTTCTTGAGTCCGAAGCCTTTCCGGAAATAGGTCTGCTCTATGGTCATGTGAGGCGTTCGCTTCTGGAGCGAGAGAGTCTGAATGTCGGGATACCCCTACCCGTGAGGGGTGGTCCCGCAACGTAAGGAACCTCGTTCCGGGCGTCCTACGGTTCAACTGCGAAGTTCGTGCCGAAATGAACCCATCTCGTGAGGAATAGGGTAGGATTGGGCATGAACGTCTTAGGCCGGCTGGCTCTCCTGTTTGTCGTGGTCCCCATCTTGGAACTCATGCTCCTGATCGAGATGGGGCAGTGGGTGGGGATCGTGCCCACGCTGGCGCTCGTGGTAGCCACCGGAATCGGAGGCGCGGCCCTCGCGCGCGCCGAGGGTCTTCGGGTGGTTTTCCAATTCCAGACAGAGCTGGCTCAAGGCAAACTGCCCGGCCAAGCGATGCTGGATGGCGCTTCAGTGCTAATTGGGGGCGCCTTTCTGCTCACCCCCGGTGTGCTGACTGATTTCGTGGGCTTTGCCCTGCTCTTCCCGCTCACGCGGCGCTGGATTCAGCGCAGGGTGAAAGCACGACTCGAAGGCCAGATCAAAGACGGAACCGTGCGTGTCGTTTCGATGGGTGCGGGGGGCCTTGGCGGCTTCAGTGGCGGGGCGGCCGGCTTCGACACTCCGCAGACTGAGGTGTCCCGCGAGCCCGACCTCGACCCTGCCAAGGGGATCGAGATCGAGTGCGAGGACGTTTAGCTACTCGACCCGCATCGGCGCAGCCTACTGGTTCCGCAGGTCCAGCGTCGGCAGCATCTTCGCAGGACGTCGGTGCTGAGTCGCTTGTTCATAACTGTAGGCCAAGCGAATCAAGCCACCCTCGTCCCATGCGCGGCTGAAGAAGAGCATCCCGATGGGAAGTCCGTGAACGAACCCCATTGGGACGGTGATGCTCGGATACCCGGCCACTGCGGCGTTGCTGGACGACCCGAGGCTCGAGATTCCACCGTTGATCAAGTCTGTCTTCCATGCTGAGCGTGTGGTCGGCGCAACGATTGCGTCGAGTTGGTGCTCCTCCATGAGCCAGTCGATGCCCTCGTCTTGGGAGTAGCGCCGTGCGGTCTCTTTGGACTCCAAGTACTCAGGGGTACTCAGGTCTCCCTTCGCGGCGGCCTCGATCACGATTTCTTGTCCGAACCAAGGCATCTCACGGTCCGCGTTCGCCTCATTAAATGCGATGAGATCGTCCAGCGTCCGCATGTTCAGTTCTGGCGCCACACTTTGAAAGTAGAGTTCTAGGTCCGTTTTGAATTCATATAGCAGCACCTGGTACGATGGCGCCCCGATTCTGGATCGGTTCACCAGGTCGGCGTTGTCGATGATCGTTGCGCCGGCGTTTGCCATGTCGACGATCGCTTGCTCCATCAGGTCGTCCCGATGCGGGTCCGCACCGAAATAGCTGCGCTCCACGCCGATGCGGGCGCCCCGAAGCGCTGAGGCGTCCAGGAAGTCCCGGTAGTCGGTGTCAGTGTATTGAGCGGCGGGTGCGCTCATGGGGTCGCGCGGGTCCGCTCCAGCCAATGCCGTGAGCATTGCCGCGGCATCCGCCACCGTCCGCGTCATTGGTCCGGCTGTGTCTTGTGTGTGCGCGATGGGGATGATGCCCGAGCGACTGACGAGGCCCACCGTGGGTTTGAGACCGACGACGCCATTCACTGAAGATGGACAAACGATCGAGCCATTCGTTTCAGTCCCGATCGAACCGGCACAGAAGTTGGCCGATGTAGCGGCCCCAGACCCTGCGGAGGAACCACACGGGTTCCGGTCGACAGCGTAGGCGTTCCCGCACTGCCCGCCTCGTCCGCTCCATCCTGAGCTCGAGCGCGTGGACCGGAAGTTGGCCCATTCCGAGAGATTGGCCTTGGCCAAGATGATCGCTCCTGCCGCTTTGAGCTGCACAGCCACATGGCTGTCCTGCGACGCGATGTGACCTTCCAGCGCGTATGAGCCGGCCGTCGTCATCATCCCGTCCGCAGTGTCGACGTTGTCTTTTACGACGATCGGAATGCCGTGAAGGGGACCTCGGACATTTCCGGCCGCGCGTTCTTCATCGAGCTCAGCCGCGAGCGTGAGCGCTTCTGGGTTCGTCTCGATGATCGAGCGGAGTTGTGGCCCGTCGCGATCGAGAGCAGCGATCCGATCGAGGTACAGCTGAGTGATGTCGACGGATGATCGTCGGCCCGTGGCCATGTCATCGGTGAGGCCCGCAATAGTGGCCTCCTCGAGCTCGAACGCCTGAGTGGTCCACCAGGCGTCCGTCGAGCCGGGGGCTGGGGTGGCATCCGGTACGCACCCGCTCGCTCCCACGGTCGCTGCCGCTGCCGCGCCGAGCCCGCTGACCTTGATGAAGTCGCGTCGATCCATCTTGCCACCCATGTCGTTCTCCGGTAAGTGCCGTTGCGTGATCACTATGCGACAAGCTGCCGTGTGCATGTGGAGCGGAGCAAGCGAGCACGGCCTTGGCTGGCCCTTCCGTGGATGTCTAGCTTAACTCACCAGTTCACAACGACCGGGTACCAGCATGAGCCACGACATCTCTTTCCTAGAGAAACTCCTCGACGCAGCCGGTCCTTCAGGTTTCGAGGTACGCGCTGCTCGAGCTTGGCGCGCCGAGGCCGAGACGTTTGCGGACGACGTGCAGGTGGACGTCACAGGCAATTCGTTCGCCGTCGTGAATCCCGGCGGTTCGCCGCGTGTCATGCTCGCCGGTCACATCGATGAGATCGGACTCCAAATCACGCACATCGACGACCACGGCTTCATCTATATTGATGAGATCGGTGGTTGGGATCCCCAAGTGCTGGTTGGACAGCGAGTGTCGATCATGGGCAGGGGGGGCGACGTCACCGGTGTGATCGGGAAGAAGGCGATCCACTTGATGACCGCCGATGACCGGATCAAAGCATCAGAGACCAAGAAGCTCTGGGTCGATGTGGGTGCGGAATCCAACGACGAGGTTGCGGCTCTGGGTATCCGAGTCGGCGACCCGATGGTGGTCCTACAGAGTATGGTACGCCTCGCCGGTGGCCGCATCGCGAGCCGAGCGATCGACGACAGAATCGGCGCGTTCGTCGTGCTTGAAGCGATCCGGATGTTGTCGGACGATCCTCCGGCGGCGTGTGCGACAGCTGTAGCGACCGTCCAGGAAGAGATCGGTTATACAGGAGGCGGTGCCCGCTCGAGCGCCTATGCGCTCGAACCAGATGTTGCGATCGCTGTGGATGTGACGTTTAGCACCGATGCCCCAGGTGTGGAGAAGAAGGAACTGGGTGACCATAAGTTGGGCGGAGGCCCGGTCCTGAGCCGTGGGTCGGCTGCGCATAACGAGGTTTTCGAGATGCTTGCCGCTGTGGCAGAAGAGGAGGGGATTCCCTATACCGTTCAGGCTTCTCCCAAGGCGACCCGCACGGATGCGGACGGGATCTTCCTCACCCGATCCGGCGTGCCGACAGGGCTCGTTTCGGTCCCCAATCGTTATATGCACTCCCCGAACGAGGTCGTGAGCATCGAGGATCTTTTTCACTCGGCCAAGCTCATTGCGGCGTTCATTCGCAAGCTGACTCCGGAAACGGACTTCACGCCCCGCTAGCTCCGGGAAGTCCGCCTCGCACATGGCGTTGACCCTTCTCCCGGCCTTCTCTACCCTTCGTGCCCGTCGTCGGGACCGCGGATTCCTCTCGCTGTGAGAGGCGCCGCCGACTGGAACCACTGGGCTTTTGCTGATTGCTAGCTTCCGCCCGATTGCTGTGAGCTTGCACGGGACCGCGCCGGCGCGAGTGTGACGTTCTGATGGAAGTGCAAGAATGGCTTTGGATTCTGGAGAAGTAATACTGGAACTGCAGGAGATGCGGGACGACGGGCACCTTTCGGATGCCCTCCTCCGCAAAGCAGTTCGGACGATTGCCGTAGCGGACGACGACCGGTTCCACTGGGTCGGCGTCTACCTGCTCAATGAGGCCGATCAGGAGCTCTGGCTCCATAACTACGTCGGGTCTGGCACCGAGCACTCGAAGATTCCGGTAGGCACCGGTATCTGCGGTCGAGCGGTGGCTGAGCGCACCAACCTGAATGTTGCCGACGTGAGCGCCGACGAGGGTTACCTCGCTTGCTCACCGGACACGCAGTCAGAACTGGTGATCTTGATCCGCGCCGGAGACGACATCTTCGGTCAGATCGACATTGATTCTGATGATAAAGCTGCGTTCACCGACGAGGACGAGATGGCGTTGATCGCCATCGCTGACAAGCTCGCCGAGCAGCTCGCGGCGGAGCGTCGCGCGTAGCGATGTGAGGGACCACCTGCGCTTCTTCAATGCGGGAAACGTCGGTCCTTTCACGTTAGATGGGACGCGGACCTACCTGGTAGGTACCAAGAGCGTCGCCATGATTGATCCGGGCCCGGATGTGGGAGACCATGTCCGGGCCTTGGCTATGGCGGTAGAATCGGTAACGGAACTGAAGATTTTGCTCACTCACGGGCATCCCGATCACGCTGCCGCGGTTGGCTCTGTGGCCCAGGCGGTCACTCGACACGCGGCCGAGCGAGCGAGCGCCGGTTCGTCGGACCGCTTCTCGATGTCTGTTTGGGGTCCTAAGGGCGTGGCGGGCGTGGACCATGTCCTGGCCGATGGAGATCTGGTCGTCACCGACGTCGGTAGTCTCATCGCGCTCCACACGCCGGGCCACACCCGGGAGCATCTCTGCTTCCATTGGGAAAGGCAGGACGCCCTGTTTGTCGGCGACTTACTGCTTGGTGAGGGTGATACCACCTGGGTCGCTGAATACGAGGGATGCGTGGCTGACTATCTCGATTCTCTGGCCCGTTTGCGCAGCCTGGGGCTCAAGTTGATCTATCCAGCCCATGGTGCTCCGCTGGAAGACCCAACGAACGCCTTGGACCGTTTCGAATCCCACCGGCGGGAGCGAATCGCTCAGGTAGCGGCGGCTTTGGCTGATCATCCAGGAGCGGATGCGGCGCGACTTCTCGAGGTCGTCTACGGAGACACGCTTCCGAAGGGAATGCGGGCCCCGGCCCTCCAGAGCTTAGGTGCGTTGCTGGAGTATGTCCGAAGTGTCGTTGAACACTGAGGGAGTTGTGTTGCACCGGGGCTTCTTCGCGGGGTATCCTTGGGTATGAGTACGCCCCTTCCCTCCGCGATCGTGAACAAACTCGGTCACACTGTTGGCTCCGAGAACGTGATCAC is a window of Longimicrobiales bacterium DNA encoding:
- a CDS encoding FxsA family protein; the protein is MNVLGRLALLFVVVPILELMLLIEMGQWVGIVPTLALVVATGIGGAALARAEGLRVVFQFQTELAQGKLPGQAMLDGASVLIGGAFLLTPGVLTDFVGFALLFPLTRRWIQRRVKARLEGQIKDGTVRVVSMGAGGLGGFSGGAAGFDTPQTEVSREPDLDPAKGIEIECEDV
- a CDS encoding amidase, coding for MGGKMDRRDFIKVSGLGAAAAATVGASGCVPDATPAPGSTDAWWTTQAFELEEATIAGLTDDMATGRRSSVDITQLYLDRIAALDRDGPQLRSIIETNPEALTLAAELDEERAAGNVRGPLHGIPIVVKDNVDTADGMMTTAGSYALEGHIASQDSHVAVQLKAAGAIILAKANLSEWANFRSTRSSSGWSGRGGQCGNAYAVDRNPCGSSAGSGAATSANFCAGSIGTETNGSIVCPSSVNGVVGLKPTVGLVSRSGIIPIAHTQDTAGPMTRTVADAAAMLTALAGADPRDPMSAPAAQYTDTDYRDFLDASALRGARIGVERSYFGADPHRDDLMEQAIVDMANAGATIIDNADLVNRSRIGAPSYQVLLYEFKTDLELYFQSVAPELNMRTLDDLIAFNEANADREMPWFGQEIVIEAAAKGDLSTPEYLESKETARRYSQDEGIDWLMEEHQLDAIVAPTTRSAWKTDLINGGISSLGSSSNAAVAGYPSITVPMGFVHGLPIGMLFFSRAWDEGGLIRLAYSYEQATQHRRPAKMLPTLDLRNQ
- a CDS encoding M42 family metallopeptidase, encoding MSHDISFLEKLLDAAGPSGFEVRAARAWRAEAETFADDVQVDVTGNSFAVVNPGGSPRVMLAGHIDEIGLQITHIDDHGFIYIDEIGGWDPQVLVGQRVSIMGRGGDVTGVIGKKAIHLMTADDRIKASETKKLWVDVGAESNDEVAALGIRVGDPMVVLQSMVRLAGGRIASRAIDDRIGAFVVLEAIRMLSDDPPAACATAVATVQEEIGYTGGGARSSAYALEPDVAIAVDVTFSTDAPGVEKKELGDHKLGGGPVLSRGSAAHNEVFEMLAAVAEEEGIPYTVQASPKATRTDADGIFLTRSGVPTGLVSVPNRYMHSPNEVVSIEDLFHSAKLIAAFIRKLTPETDFTPR
- a CDS encoding GAF domain-containing protein, producing MALDSGEVILELQEMRDDGHLSDALLRKAVRTIAVADDDRFHWVGVYLLNEADQELWLHNYVGSGTEHSKIPVGTGICGRAVAERTNLNVADVSADEGYLACSPDTQSELVILIRAGDDIFGQIDIDSDDKAAFTDEDEMALIAIADKLAEQLAAERRA
- a CDS encoding MBL fold metallo-hydrolase, which gives rise to MRDHLRFFNAGNVGPFTLDGTRTYLVGTKSVAMIDPGPDVGDHVRALAMAVESVTELKILLTHGHPDHAAAVGSVAQAVTRHAAERASAGSSDRFSMSVWGPKGVAGVDHVLADGDLVVTDVGSLIALHTPGHTREHLCFHWERQDALFVGDLLLGEGDTTWVAEYEGCVADYLDSLARLRSLGLKLIYPAHGAPLEDPTNALDRFESHRRERIAQVAAALADHPGADAARLLEVVYGDTLPKGMRAPALQSLGALLEYVRSVVEH